GGTGGGGATAAGGACCGGGAGAGATCCATCAGCAAACACCAGCACGGGCACAACAGGCTCTAATTAGAGATACCAATTAAATTGATGACACCGAAAAAATAAGAGCAAGAGaatgagaaggagaagaagacccttaaaaacaccctccccctcctccctccttcccaggggctgtgggggcatcTCTGCATCCGGCACCTCCATCTTTGGAGCCGCCAGGAATTGGCTCTGcaggacatggaggaagcttccagaTCCTTCTCGCAGAAGCCATCTCTGAACCAACCccgctaccaaaaaccaggctgtgcaagcCAAATAGAGTCCCAAAACTGGGGACCCAGGtatccaggagctcagctgcaccccaaaatggggatggagatgtccAGGGGCTCAGGTGTGCCCAAAAATGAGGCCCCAGCTGAGGGTGCTCCCTgcttggctgagcgctgcctgagggctggggctgcagcaaggaGGGACACCCTCCTCCAGCAGGGATGTCCCGAAAACGGGGGACCACCACAAGCCCCTCAcaacccccggggctgggctggccctgcctggatgccgggagacaccaaaaccgctctgtccctgccctctgctactgcacagggacaggaaatacaaggaaaggcccaggagctgagagaaggagcgggagagatcccgccccgagcaccggcacgggcacaacagagccagcctgggcacagggagggaatttattcccaagcaaatcccagcagcacaaggagaaggcaaagaaatctctccaacaccttccccccacccagcggggatcacccggaacgggggtcaccagggctctgcccaacgggggtcactggggatcatccaacgccgatcctgctcttttggaggatgcatattcctgagtacagccagattgtgagtcctctctacctggttacccacATGAAGAACGATTTCCcttggggccctgaacagcaacaagcttttgcccaaatcaagcaggaaatcgctcatgccgtagcccttggcccagtcaggacaagACCAgagtgaagaacgtgctctactctgccgCCGGGAGCAATGGGCTGTCCTGGAGCccctggcagaaggtgcctgatGAGACTCGAGGttgaccactgggattctggagccgaagctacagagggtctgaagccaactacaccccaacagagaaggaaatcttggccgcctatgaaggaatccaagctgcCTCTGAGGTAAtcggcactgaagcacaactcctcctggcaccccgactaccggtgctggggtggatgttcaaagcaaaggttccctctacccaccatgccaccaatgccacatggagcaaatggattgctctcatcacacagcacGCCTGTATcggaaaactgggattttggaaataatcacaaattggcCTGAaagtgaaaactttggtcttgCTGATGAAGAAGAATAAGTGACACGTGCTGAAAAAGCTCCACTGTACAGCCagctgccatcagaagacacacgctGCGCTCTTTTCACTGACGGTTCTTGTTGAATCGTAGGGATGAAACGAAAGTGGACAACAGCTGTATGGAGTCCCACATgacgggttgcagaagctactgaaggagaaggtggatcaagccaacttgctgaactcaaagctgttcaactagccctggacatagctgaaagagagaagtggccaaagctctacctctgcACTGATTCATGGacggtagccaatgctctgtggggatggctggaaaagtgggaaaaagcgaattggcagcgtaggggaaaaccaatctgggctgctgaagagtggaaagacatcgcTGCCTGAGTAAGAAGCTGGTTGTGAAAGTCCCCCATGTAGATGCtcatgtccccaagagtagggctaatgaggaacatcgcaacaacaagcaggtagatcaggctgcaaagatagaagcGTTACAGATAGACTTAGAttggaaacatattttttcccagagctGGTGGGAGAGGGCCAGTTGTAACCAaaggagaaatgcaggaaatgACTTGGTCAGCCTTGCCTGGAAGAAGGGTAATTTTCTCTAAGAATACTAAtcctttcccttggcttttgaCTTTCTTCACAAGGCCATTTGCATCCCAGCTTCAGCACGAGGTGAGAAGCCCGGGCTCACAGAACTGCGTGAAAGATTCCTCCGCAGCAACACTCGGGTGGAAAGGGGAGCGGGGCGCCcgagcaccctctggggaagccTCCCGCCAGGTGGAATTTGTGCCGTgccgggagaggaggaggggggaaggatgggcgctgtgtggcagcagcaggaagtctGGGCCGCAGGACATTCCACctgcgccgctgccccgcaATCGGCGGCCgtgtccccggggctgcggccctGGCACCGCGTCCGCTGAGCTGCCGACGCTGCGGGAGCTCCCCGGGCTGGGCTCAGGCTCCCGCTGGCACcgggcagcaggctgtgctctcgctgtgctcagcagcagcggAAAATGCCTCTGGATGTGCacgtctcctgctgctgggaagaagcaaGGAAGCGAGTCGAGAAGTTCTGGTTTCTCTTTGTCctgctggattttttaatttcattccaCGCTCCAGAGGCAATTGCTGTGCTGGCCTCTGTCAGCTGGTTCTAtttcaagagcagcagcaacaggacTGTGTTTGAGCGCTGGCAATGGGGCATGTATGGCTTTCATTCTCCTCGCCTTCGTGCTCAGTGGCTGGTGGGCATTCCAGTGTGTGCTGATCCTTACGCCTGTGACAAAAAGACTGACTTCAGTGCCATGAAAGCACGGTGGGTAGCCCTGACTGAAAGAGGCAATTGCAGTTTGGCTGAAGAACTtcaggcagcagccagaaggGCACAACAGCAGCCGTGATCTCCAACTCACAAGGCAAAGGCAACAGCAGCATCCCGATGGCGCATCACGGTGAGTGAAAGGGTGCGGAAACGCGatcatttcttcctctgaagtttggtgcagggcagcccaggcaggcTCTGAGGAATCAGGGGTGTTTGTGGGTGATTGCTGTTCTGCTGGAGAGattcaattagaaaaagaaggtgttCTGCCATTGGAGTCTTGACATCAGTGCTTCGTCAGCAAGACCCGGCTGCTCCGTTCTGCGCTGGGTCCAGTGCAGGCAAAGGGCTGAGTGTGTGAAGTGAGTCCTGTTTTTCAGCCGTacagctctgtcctgtgccactctctgctGACATGAAACAGGAGGGAGCAGGCTGACCTCGGCTGGGTGCCAGGTGCCCACTAAGTGGCTCTATCAGTCCCTTTCCCAATGGCCCAGGCCAGAGAATAAGATGGAGAACAACCAGCAGGGTGAGATCAGGCAGTTTtattacagagaaagaaaagaggaaaagaaaagaaaaggaaaagaaaaggaaaaggaaaagaaaagaaaagaaaagaaaagaaaagaaaagaaaagaaaagaaaagaaaagaaaagaaaagaaaagaaaagaaaagaaaagaaaagaaaagaaaagaaaagaaaaggaaaaagaaaagaaaagaaaagaaaagaaaagaaaagaaaagaaaagaaaagaaaagaaaagaaaagaaaagaaaagaaaagaaaagaaaagaaaagaaaagaaaagaggaaaagagagaaagaaagaagattcTGCATGTGCGCAGGctaaggaaaaaagccaagctCTATTTGCCATTAGCAGCGATGTTTGGACACTTCCCAGCAAGCTGGGCTTCAGCACATGGAATGGTCTCTCCGGGAGGGAAACGTTGAGGAATCACGAAAGCtccccctgcccttcctcctctctccctttgcTTTATACATCTGATCTGGAGTCATATGGTTGGAACATCCCCTTGGCTGATTTGGGTccgctggcctggctgtgcccctgccaggatcctgcccactcccatcccctctgctgggggaaggaatggcagagggacagcgctgctgggcagcagccagaacACCGCTCTGTTCTCAGCACCCGTCCAGCtaccaatgcaaagcacagccctggaagGCCCGTGAACTTTCCCTCAGGCAGACGCAACACACGGGACttgagctgccagcagcccaggTCACCCTCTGCCAGCCCCGCTCCTTGCACCTTGTGTCCCCACAAGCAGACACcaagtgtttctgctgctccccctCCTGCACAAATccacagagagctgggatttttccaagtctCGTGTCTCCGTTGTGCCGTATtcccaaagaagcagcagcccctgccgaTGAACACGGCGAGTTACGCGGATGCTTGTCAGCTCCACTGCCTGCCTAGAAATCTGGGAACTGCTTCTaaatgctgctccctgcagctcttgggCACCgactgacacagagctgggaaacaaatcccctggctgctggctgccaaGGTGAGTTCCGCCAGAGTCAGAGCTCTGTGGGAAATCTCTATCCACGCCTCTCCTTTGAATAGATCCGCACCCGGGGTGCGCAGGGACGTGTCCTgtatggaaaggaaggagtgtGCCAGCACCGTGACTGACACTTTCCCTCTCCGTGTGCGTTGCAGAGCCACGGGTACACAGACGTGATGGAAACCCTcgcacagccagagccttctgtccctgcagaacGGAGTGCGGCGGGTGGGGGCGGTTGGTGGGCAGCGAGTCCCGGACAGCGGGCGAGATCCggctccacagctgccaggccccGCTAAGGCTTAATGCCGCCTCCTCGGCAACAGGAAAGGCCTTCAGCCTCGTCCCTGCCCACAGGGGCAGcgctggcctggctgcacagctcGTTTTCCCCACAGGTCACAAGAGATGAGATCACAACGCTTGCAAACACCGACTGcgagccacagctctgggtgctcacCATGAACCTCAGCTCTGCGAGCGCTGTCTGCCCCAGGCTCCAGGGGATGCAgtgggagcccggctgggctctgccctgggaccaTCCTCCAGGGACAGCGGCACACAGGGAGCATTTGGTTGCCACAAAGAGCcaggccatggctgcagggagctgctccaggtgcggcctgcactgctgtgtgctgcgctctggggctgctgctccccacagagGGGACTGCACTGGGGTGccagaggagacagagaagcTCCATCTTAAGCCTGACTgggctgggtggctgggctgggaagagtgGCGAGAGTCAAgggcattcacagagctcatcctgctctgtgaagaacgaggaaaagggagtgggaacccagcagtgagcagagctgaggcctggagagcagctcggAATGACACCCAAATCTCACCAGACCTCTGAGACATGGCTGTTCTTCAGCCAGTGACAACATGAGTCCCTAAACCTGGGGCTCACTCTTCCTCGTGGCCAGGGGCATCAAGGAAGGCTACAGCGCAATGGGGACTGCGGTGAGCTGGGAACTcactgggggaaagagggagcacttgtggagcaaaaggcaggtgggggagagaactgttcagagaagggctgagcttcAGCTTGAGCAAGCTGAAAAACGTCATTGGGGGTCATCCCAgactgatttcatttcagaagttacTGAACAAGTTTGTTATTGGGGGGGTGTCATATTTTCCCCTGCAGGTGCACGCTCTGCAAACTTGAGCTGCACTGCCGAGCTGCTCAAGCACGTCTCTGCTGCAAGTCACGGCgtttcttctttggcttctcgtggccccggggctgagccgcagcagagccctggcggagcccagagcagcctcagcatccacagagccgggctgcaaggagagaaagcagaaagcgcCCGTCAGCTGAAGGCTCCcgtcccccttgtcccagccgcccgcggtgcccaggccgtgctggccgtgctcagagcgctgcccaaagctgcccagcattgctgcctctggcaggagagcaggagggcaggacacgtgcccagcctgcagccggccgtggcacagccacctcctcagcagctgcccagagcgggatgctgCTGCGCTCGCTGCCGTCTCCCAAAAGCCCTTATCCCAGCCGTGCCAAGAGGACGGGCACCCACCTCACGCCTCCCGCcgccagaagaaaagctgctcccaaacgctgtcctcagccttctccaagggCACGTCCCACCCAcgccgcagctgctcccaagcacTTCGCCATCCGGACCAGACAGCACCTAGAacacttcctttggaaaaacaaaccataaatcaatgaaaagagattaaaggggaaacaaggaaaaaggtaaaaaatgttCTCTCTTCTGGGGCCTTGAGGAAGGCCCAAGCCCGACATGtgagggaaaaacccacccacgggccagggcagcccacgctttctcccttccccctgcactgcccccaaAAGTCATGCTGAGCCCAAAGCAAACAAGGGCAGTGGAGCAGCCCAAGCCCTTCCTtgcctgcagagcaaagcagcccatgcacagcttctggtgtccaacctctgctcccaccatggGGCTTTGTTTGTGTcgggctggctgccccagccccagccccagcacggggcacggtgggtgctgggggctgttggcagggccaggagcagactcccagttcaaaaccagcccagcccatccccccagccctgccaaaaagcagcttggcagccgaCTGAAGAATTGGTTGCAtccgccccagcaaaggggggaacctttgcttcccggccaggctgtgcaatgcccaaatctgggagcatccccctgcGTGTGGACTCCTCTGCAAATTCGCTgtggagcctggctttggagaagGTGCCACAATTGAagtccatcatcttcagcttgccaGGTGGAGGAAGAGCTTGTCATCCTTGATGTCACcctccatgtctccagcagcagcagccgcacctggcacagcttctccaggggctccttcttccctggggctggagcaggctgtcagtgctctgcccagggccccgGCTGTCGCTGAAGCAgcacaagcaaaagcagctggcatggggaccaccagtgctgggaagagcagctcagctccagcagcagggctgcgcgtgcccagctgaggagccctGCGCAGCGATTCAGGCAGGAcaaaaactctgcctttctttgctgcttcttgccaAGGCACGTGTGCAGCTGGAACTTACCAGCTCCCTGGGTCAAAGCGTGCGTGTggctctctctcccttctcctatGGCACGTGAATATCCTGCATCCAAGGATCACAGGACAGGTCTTCTAATGAGGGCCTTTCCGAGGAGAGCACGGATAAACACCGCCGGATGAGATCCTGGCACtctgcagagagaaagcagaaagcgccagtcagttgcagaaggctcctgtccgctttgccccactcttgccatggccaggccGTGCTGcgtgtgctcagggctgtgcctaaACTTTGCcatcaattctttcttttggaggagagcaggacattgccacctcctcagcagctgccagtgtgggatgctcctgagcccgctgctgtctcccagcactgctattcCCCCCGTGCTGCAGAGACGAGGATCCACCTGGAGAGAGCCGTCGTGGGAGTGAGAGCCGGCCCCAGgtgctgttccagcccctcctgaaaGGATGCTCCCCGCAGACCATCTGGTGCAGCacgatgcccagggaccagatGGTCGCTGCCTCGCCGTAGTACCAGCCGAACTGGATCCATTCTGGGGGCCTGTAGGACGCTGTTCCTATGGAATAGAGATGGAGTTCTTCAGGGGgacgctgcctgctcccagagcctcgccccagcatccctgggcgtGCGGGGGCCGCAGCAGCGGCACGCGGCGTGACCCGCTGCCCTCTCGCCAGCACCTGGGACTTGTGTACAAACTGGGGGTTGGAAAAGAAGCCGCTGGTGTCGCAAGAGGGCAGCggaagccctggcaaggcccgagcattccatgcaaaggaaaaacccacttggtgctggggaaaaaccacgctttcatcctccctgcctgcactgccccagAAACCATTCttaagccaaggcaagcacgggcagcagagcagcccgAGCCCTGTCTCGCCTGCACCCCAAacgggctggagcacaggttcTGGCCCCCCCTCTCTGCTACCCCCAGCCACGGGTGTTTCTGTggcgctggctgccccagccccagcgccagtcctgggcagagtggctggcaaaggctgccagcagggctggaagatggCCCCTCAGCCAGCGCCgctcaaaagcagctcagctgaagaCTCCGGCTGCCATGACTGGCAGCAAAAGGGAGAATCCCCCCTGCCACAGCCGGCTTGGGCTGTGAGATGTTGGGCCGTGAGATGTTGGGCTGTGAGATGCCTCTACCAGGAGCCTCCCCCTGCGTGGGCTCACCTGCAAAGCTGGTGTAGGCTGCGGCTTGCAGGTAGGTGCCACAGCCAAAGTCAATGAGTTTGGCCTGCCCGGTGGCCAGGTCAAGCAGGATGTTCTCCGGTTTGATGTCCCGGTGCAGGACCccgcagctggtgcagtgccgcacggcctccagcacctggcgGAACAGGTGCCGCGCCACCTCCTCGCACAGGAAGCGCCGTGCCCGAATGAAGTGAAGGAGGTCCTGAGACCGCTCCGGGCGCTCCAGCACCATCACCACGTTGCTGGGGAGCTCCAGCCACTCGTGGAGCTGGACGATGCCGGGGAAGCCAGCGGACACCTTGTGCAGCAGCACGATCTCCAGTGGTGCTCGGGTGCCGtcgggctgtgggaggagcacGATGCCGTCAGCGGGGCCGATGCCGTGCCGGGGCTCGGCAAGCCCTCAGCCAGCCGGGGACGCTCTGCGCGCTCCGCTGGCCCCACGGCCGCTCTCCCTCGAGGCGTCCTGGCGGCTTCCACCCTGCCGGGCCTCGGCTCATCCCCGCCCGTGGCGCCccggcttctcccgctgcccctcGCTCACTCACCAGCCGGCCCCAATGGTGGATGCGGTTCCGTGGCACCcgtttgatggccacctgcaaggCAAGGGGAGCAGCGGGCTGAGCTCGCCGCCCGCCGTGCCGAGCCCcgtgctccttctcctcctcctttgccccccgcctcctgcgcccgccgccggccccgccactcACCGGGGCGC
The DNA window shown above is from Corvus hawaiiensis isolate bCorHaw1 chromosome 31, bCorHaw1.pri.cur, whole genome shotgun sequence and carries:
- the LOC125318700 gene encoding serine/threonine-protein kinase pim-1-like, with translation MAERVCAAAGPEPPVSASKEPTCGDGRPGAVERRSGAVPGPGPSADGRVSPARKAQQGLKERYRLGSLLGRGGFGSVLAATRLSDGAPVAIKRVPRNRIHHWGRLPDGTRAPLEIVLLHKVSAGFPGIVQLHEWLELPSNVVMVLERPERSQDLLHFIRARRFLCEEVARHLFRQVLEAVRHCTSCGVLHRDIKPENILLDLATGQAKLIDFGCGTYLQAAAYTSFAGTASYRPPEWIQFGWYYGEAATIWSLGIVLHQMVCGEHPFRRGWNSTWGRLSLPRRLSPECQDLIRRCLSVLSSERPSLEDLSCDPWMQDIHVP